In Acidisarcina polymorpha, the DNA window CCGCTTCGATGACGACATCGCCTGTCCATAGACGTTCATCGTTGTCTGGATAGAAGCGTGTCGCATCAATTCCTGCTGCACCTTCATCGGAGCTCCGGTCTCGTCCAGCCACGAACGATACGTATGGCGGAACGTGTGCCAGCCGATGGCCCCATACTTGCCGGAGTTCTTCACGCGCGTCTCATGCAAAAGCATGCGGACGCCGTTGCCGGTTTTCTGATCCTGGTTACACCAGACACCAGGTGCCGCTCCGCACGTCGGACATTCCACCACACAGCAACCCGAGGGGCGAAGATGCCGCTTCTGGATCTCAGTGGGATAGTAAGGCCGGTTCGTTCTCGGATTGGCAAAGACCCAGCCTTCTTCCGTAGGCACAGCTTGCGTGCTCCACTTCAGAACGATCTCGGTCAAGGACGGGTGCAGAGGAACATAGTCCTGGGAGTATTCGGTCTTGACGTCGTCCACCCTGCCGTTCACGAAGCTGCGCTGAACGAGAAGCTGGTTCTTGTCAAAATCGAAGTCGTCCCACTGAAGCGCCGCGATTTCGCTTACGCGAAGACCGAGGCATTGGGCGATCTGTACCATCAAGCGCCACGGCTCTTGCAGAGTCGCAACGATGAGTTCGAACTCCTCCACAGTCAGCGTGGTCGGACGTTGCCGGCGCTTACTGCCGCCTTTCACGCGAACCAACGCTATGGGGTTTCTCTGCTCGTTGAAGACTTCCCAGCGTGCGGCACACTGATACATCAGGTGCATCACGCTCTTCAAATGCGCCTTGGACTTCGAGGCCATAGGGAGATTCTTCAACCAATCCTCGACCGCCATCGGTCGAATCTTTTCGAGCAGATACTCGCCCCAACGTGGCTTCAGGTGATTCACGATGTTGGACCGGTACGACTTCGCAGTGGAGTACCGTTCCGGCATCTCTTCCTGCATGTAACGGTCACAAATAGCACCGAAGGTCACCGCGGCCATGCGCTGCTGCGGAGTTTCAGAGTTAAGGGTTAGAAGAAGGGCTTCCACTGCCTTCTGCGCGTGAGCTTTGGTTGGCAACTTTTCGACTGTGCCGACGATGCAGGACTTGCGTCTCCTGCCCCCCAGCTCGGTCGGTTCGTAGTACCGAAACTCCCATGTATCAGGCCCCTTCTCCCGCTTCTTTCGGGTGAGGCTTCCGAATTGGTAACATGCGCGTGGTATCAAGATTCCTC includes these proteins:
- a CDS encoding tyrosine-type recombinase/integrase — translated: MIPRACYQFGSLTRKKREKGPDTWEFRYYEPTELGGRRRKSCIVGTVEKLPTKAHAQKAVEALLLTLNSETPQQRMAAVTFGAICDRYMQEEMPERYSTAKSYRSNIVNHLKPRWGEYLLEKIRPMAVEDWLKNLPMASKSKAHLKSVMHLMYQCAARWEVFNEQRNPIALVRVKGGSKRRQRPTTLTVEEFELIVATLQEPWRLMVQIAQCLGLRVSEIAALQWDDFDFDKNQLLVQRSFVNGRVDDVKTEYSQDYVPLHPSLTEIVLKWSTQAVPTEEGWVFANPRTNRPYYPTEIQKRHLRPSGCCVVECPTCGAAPGVWCNQDQKTGNGVRMLLHETRVKNSGKYGAIGWHTFRHTYRSWLDETGAPMKVQQELMRHASIQTTMNVYGQAMSSSKREANGKVVEMVLKPLKASA